gttatgtgtgtgtatgtgtaaataaatgaacactgaaattcaagcatttcttttatatatatatgtatatacatatgtatatgaaatacttgaattggtgaattgtagctgtaaatatacattAACCAAGCACCCCTCCcagccccacctcccgaaatcggaggtctcaaggttggcaagtatgctccagtgaaacttatatatgtttttttccttctttattatgcattttcggcaggtgcgacttatatttcggagccacttatactccgaaaaatacggtaggtgctcaaagcgctcacagagaagtgggaacccatcattcattcacacctggtggtggtaagctacatttgtagtcacagctgccctgggttagactgacggaagcgaggctgccagtttgcgcctacggcccctacgACCACCacatatcattcattcaccagtgtgagcggcactgggggcaagggtgaagtgtcctgcccaaggacacaacggcgatTTAGACGTGAAGaggtggggagcgaacctgcaaccctcaggtttctggcacggccgctctacccaccacgcctttttttttctttttcttatttaaactccTGAAATCAAATAACCTTTGCTTGATCTTCTCAATTATAGAGATGCGCAATTAGGAGAATAACTTGCAACCGCATATCAAAACCTCCGTGTTAAGTTAAAAGAGATGTTTGAAAgactcagaatcagaatcagacataccttattaatccccgagggtaaaaatttaaaatttccaCTCGACTTGCTCATGAACGTCACATGTCTAGCTCCCACTAGGTCTGACATTGACATATTTTGCTGGACAACATATTGTCTCACAAATGATTGCGGATGAATGATACTATACACATACAGTGGATTCATacagtgtacacacacacacacacacacacacacacacacacacacacacatatatactgtatatatatatatatagcttgctgaaaaaatgtgggcacccctgccatatTTTATTTGGCTGCCTGgtgccagaggggttagtgcgtctgcctcacaatgtgaaggtcctgagtagtcctgggttcaatcccgggatcgggatctttctgtgtggagtttgcatgttctccccgtgaatgcgtgggttccctccgggtactccggcttcctcccacttccaaagacatgcacctggggataggttgattggcaacactaaattggccctagtgtgtgaatgtgagtgtgaatgttgtctgtctatctgtgttggccctgcgatgaggtggcgacttgtccagggtgaaccccgcattccgcccgattgtagctgagataggcaccagcgccccccgcgactccaaagggaataagcggtagaaaatggatggatggatgcctctaAAAAAGATTCTCACCTCAAAGATCATCCTTTGCAGTCCAAAGCAGAAAGTAGAACCAAAGGGATTAGTGTTATTGGCAGACGAGGACCTGTTGAAGCACATGTTTTGTTGGTTATTTAGTAATGATGTTGGTATGATTATCAGGCATCTGGACAAATATTTCATTGTACAAATATCCTTTATTGTGTACCTATGAAGCACAACAGGCTTTTCCATAGGGTGGCCTAGCAATTCCTGGATGTGATCCCACTGTTAATAAAAAAGATAACATTGAAAACAATTTCACTGTGTTGACAGGAAAATAAGACCATACAAAAGTCTGGGTTCTCTTATTTTGGGGATCTGGAGAGAACTTGTGTCAGAAGCACTGATGTTGTTCTATTCCCAACAGATACACAACTCTAACAGTAATCGTGCCCTTTGAAAGTGTACTGTAAAAGCTAAAAAAGTTGCAAACCAAAGTTCATGTCAGGGTTTGGTTTCCAATTCCTGTCCATAACTGACCTTGCTATAAGTAGTTAATATGCAGTTGTCAGTCTGTGAGTCCACCCCTTCTGGTGGGGGAAAAAACCCAAACATAGCAGTTAAGTGggaaaataaattaatgtatgaCTTATGGTGAGGTAAAAGATTATAGTGTCAAACCTTTTTTAATGACAAGTGGAATTTTAAAATCGCATCGATGATAACTGCAATGAAAAAGGAGAGAAGAAAATGATGACATTGCACTGATTAGGAAACTTGCACATGGATGATTTGGTATATTTAAaaggaaatatatatgaaatacaaaagttttgaaatatttacatattgaAGTTATAATGTCCTGGGTAGTTAGTATGGAGGACAAACTTCTTAACCAGGTGAGATGTCGAGTCAAACAGgatatcctgaaaaaaaaaacacaactaaataataacaataaatgatacatttagattttactcataattagtgctgtcaaattaaatgttttaaaaaaagagttttttttaaaataaaataagatgaaTCACCCTTTTGTAGGGCTGCAGATATTATCTTAGTCatctattgattagtttgttAAATTAATCGAATAATCAGATAAAACACGTTTAGGTTAAATAGTTTAAATAATGTTTCTGCATTTTAAAATCTAATTTTACAGTCAGTCTCTTTACTCATCTTTGCACAGTCTGATGCATTTACCTGATCAGTGACCGTATAACAACTTGTACTGCCTTTTAGGTAAGCATCCATCGTTAAGGTAAAAGAGCATGTTAGGGACGTAAAGATAAACAGTAATAATAACCACAGTAAAACTCCCAATGGGTAGTATTAtcgttttaaacaaaaaatatcgaAAAACTGTGATTGATTATTGCACATTAATTAATTCACAAACAGACTGGCACTAGCTCGCTTgcataaatgctaacatgaaaacaataacgtctttccccattaaaaaacgacataccccaatctaaacttatataaacacattgctgtccagGTAACTAAACTatttaattgtgcacattgaacctacgaGCAGTGCTCTCTAAGAACAGAGAGATTGTTACTTAGAAGATAATACAAGACAAAGGTGTATTAGTGGTGCGTTCATGGACCGCTGAACAGAATAGGACGCTACAATGCCCGCcagaaaaaatgttttgattttatttgaaacgcatttttcatttaaattcaTCTTAAAGTGCTGCaacataaaacaatatttaacatATTAAAACCTTTGCCATTAAAACAGATAACATACTAAGATAAAACACTGTCAGTGAAGCATAAAAAAACCTTATACATGCAAAATTATGGAttttctaacagtgtgtctatCTATTTtagttattggaaaaaaaaacttggtCATAAGATTTCAGTAAGTCCTTTTTGAGATAATATTGATAatcgtgataattttggtcacaataaccaggATATCTTTCTTTCATATCGTTACGTCCTTAACTGTATGTTATGAAAAATAATATGAATCACCTGTCCAAATACTTTTGAACCCCTGAGAATGGATGTACCCTGCATAAAAGAGCTGAAGTTCACCaatattaaatgttatatttttgtgacTGAAAGCTGAAAGTCATCAAGAAGACTAACAAACATGCACCTGTCATTAACAAGTAAGACAATCTCCCCCTCATACCAAACTTCTTCAAACACAAATACGTACCACTCCCAGGGTGAAGTAGTTAAAAAAGTAGTCGTTACATTTGGAAGGAACCTGCTTGTGAGGTGATGGAGAGTGAATCTTCATCTAAAATAAACCAGCACAACGTCAGCCAGCGTTTCTGAAACACTAAGCATTTTTAGGAAGGATGAGTTTACCTTGTCCTCAGACTTGTAGAAGACTTTATGCGGAGAACCCAGAGCACCGAGTACATCCTGGCAGGAGTCTCCAAAGTAGATGTTTCTCTCCAAGGACCTGACTTTAGCATCACCCATCACACCAGGACCAGAACCTGCACAGCCACACCAAACATGAGTCGACAAAGCCATTTAAACCAATGAGAAAATGcagtagctgtgtgtgtgtggattgGTCTGTGTTGCCGTTTGATTAAAATGTTGTAACTTTGCTTAAACATCAGCATAACTCATTCTAGCACATGAAAAGTAAGAGGAGTTATAAACATTAAGATCCACTGACTGAATAACATACTGAGGGCGTACGATCATTTCGAAATAAATTAATGAACGGGCATATGTTACCAGCGGTTAGGAGGCGGAGTTTAAGGCCTACAGGCCCGGGACCTTCTCTTAGAACATCCACACACTCTGCATAGATGTTACCAAGGAAACAGGCCAATGGCATTGCTGGTGCTCTAAAAACGAGGAGGTCACTTTTAAAAATCTTCAATACATCATGTTTCTTATTGTAGAGTGTATTTCGTACTTTGTTTCTTGTAGATTGTTGCCAGTATAGATGTGCATCCTCTTGACCATGGCCCCGTGTGGAATCTGCAGGGATGCCAAACCCAGGGCAAAATTAGGCTGCCAAGGCAAAACAACTGGCAGTAGTATTACAGCACTGGCTGACATGGAAATGCACAACAAATATAAGGGAATACATTCTTTTGTACCACAAATAATCATGTCACATAATCAAATACATCATGATTAGATTTTGTTCCAGAAGTGGCTTTATGCAGAGATTCAGTGCCAAGTTGGCACAGCCTTCCGAAATTCTGAGAGACACATTTAATCAGCTACATAATGAAAAGGAAGAATGGAAATCGCAACACAATTTCACCTAGTTTCAAATAGGAATGTTCCattcagggttttatgctgcagaTTTCGATCACCCATGAGGGGACTTGGCAGATACCAACACCGACCATGTGTTAAAGGcactgtttgcaacttgctcacagtaacatttttcaaagcaaaatatataacaaaaacaTTACCAGCTAGCtcatgttaccattagtggttaaacagaacacatttgttttacaATTGTCTGTATATTTCCCCAATAACTAAGTTTATgtaattttttaaaacaaaaataaggtggcgacttttccagggtgtaacccgccttccgctcgaatgcagctgagatagtctggggcggtatagctcggttggtagagtggccgtgccagcaacttgagggttgcaggttcgatccccgcttccgccatcctagtgactgccgttgtgtccttgggcaagacactgtacccacctgctcccagtgccacccacactggtttaaatgtaacttagctattgggtttcactatgtaaagcgctttgagtcactagagaaaaagcgctatataaatttaattcacttcacttcactccgaccccaaaaggtactagcggttgaaaatggatggatgattggtgtTTACTGCTGTCACTCACCCTGTCTCGTCCACATGTACGCGCAGAGAGTATGTGCACACATACCAAAGCATTCAAAGAGAAGCAGCGAACAATTTGGAGTCAGGTTTTTAGGGATGtgcattcaatgacagctaacactAGCTAAACAAATCGCTATCATTCGCTAACAACACCCAAACATAATGCGTGTGCACGTGTTATGCACGTAGCAGTAAGAGGGCGGGACATACTGTGAGGAAAGTTAGCGCCCtttaggcatctgtgtaaatgttgtaaacagcccctttaattgtaattttttctgtttatttaaAGAAGGTGCTATTGACAATAATATCAAAACAACGTTTAACTTGTTCTTTCTTCTCTCTTATAACCTACAATTGTTTGAACAAAAAGTAAATAGTACACACTaactaaacaaaagtaaaactgtcTATTactccatccatcatctttcgcttatccgaggtcgggtcgcgggggcaacagcctactACTCATTTAAATCCTTTGTTGTCCCCTTAAAAGCATCCTGTGTGAAGGGAATTATTACCTGAGAGTGTAAAAAcaccccaaaacatttttttttgagaaaataaaaatgaaatatataAAGACACACTGTACAATGTTTGTCAAATCTTggacgggtttgtgctgaaaatttaattttgtcatacttgtgcaatgacaataaagagctTCTTCTTCTTAACCATATCAGTAAGTAATTATGGACCAaggtgacaaaaacatgcaattaagtcATCAAACTATTAGTTTTATATGCCTTTATCCAAACTGTCTATGCCGGGAAATGtgctccagttctgtagatgtCATCACACCAATGGGTGACGGAATATAGAGCCTGGTGATGGAAAGAGGGCATTCCAAGTAAAATTAGTTATCTACCGATTACGCAAAAACTAACTGATTTTATGGGAATTGACTG
The nucleotide sequence above comes from Nerophis ophidion isolate RoL-2023_Sa linkage group LG12, RoL_Noph_v1.0, whole genome shotgun sequence. Encoded proteins:
- the phaf1 gene encoding UPF0183 protein C16orf70 homolog isoform X2 yields the protein MLDLEVVPERSLGNEQWEFALGMPLAQAISILQKHCRIIKNVQVLYSEQTPFSHDLILNLTQDGIKLLFDATNQRLKVIEVYDLSKVKLKYCGVHFNSQAIAPTIEQIDQSFGATHPGVYNAAEQLFHLNFRGLSFSFQLDSWNEAPKYEIPHGAMVKRMHIYTGNNLQETKAPAMPLACFLGNIYAECVDVLREGPGPVGLKLRLLTAGSGPGVMGDAKVRSLERNIYFGDSCQDVLGALGSPHKVFYKSEDKMKIHSPSPHKQVPSKCNDYFFNYFTLGVDILFDSTSHLVKKFVLHTNYPGHYNFNIYHRCDFKIPLVIKKGVDSQTDNCILTTYSKWDHIQELLGHPMEKPVVLHRSSSANNTNPFGSTFCFGLQRMIFEVMQNSHIASVTLYGAPRTSSRARPESSSSAH
- the phaf1 gene encoding UPF0183 protein C16orf70 homolog isoform X1, giving the protein MLDLEVVPERSLGNEQWEFALGMPLAQAISILQKHCRIIKNVQVLYSEQTPFSHDLILNLTQDGIKLLFDATNQRLKVIEVYDLSKVKLKYCGVHFNSQAIAPTIEQIDQSFGATHPGVYNAAEQLFHLNFRGLSFSFQLDSWNEAPKYEIPHGAMVKRMHIYTGNNLQETKAPAMPLACFLGNIYAECVDVLREGPGPVGLKLRLLTAGSGPGVMGDAKVRSLERNIYFGDSCQDVLGALGSPHKVFYKSEDKMKIHSPSPHKQVPSKCNDYFFNYFTLGVDILFDSTSHLVKKFVLHTNYPGHYNFNIYHRCDFKIPLVIKKEGVDSQTDNCILTTYSKWDHIQELLGHPMEKPVVLHRSSSANNTNPFGSTFCFGLQRMIFEVMQNSHIASVTLYGAPRTSSRARPESSSSAH